One Thermococcus eurythermalis DNA segment encodes these proteins:
- the tsaA gene encoding tRNA (N6-threonylcarbamoyladenosine(37)-N6)-methyltransferase TrmO: protein MELNLRPIGVIRSPYKTPSECPRQGRLSDEVSVVEVFPEFEEGLKDIETCTHLIILYWLDRARRNVLTAIPPHDGREHGVFATRSPHRPNPIGFAVVELLERRGRELVVKWLDAVDGTLVLDIKPYSSAIDCVENAKVGWFEEVNRK from the coding sequence ATGGAGCTTAACCTCAGGCCGATTGGGGTGATACGGTCACCCTACAAGACTCCATCTGAGTGTCCCAGACAGGGAAGGCTCTCGGATGAAGTGTCTGTGGTGGAGGTCTTTCCCGAGTTTGAAGAGGGCTTGAAGGACATAGAAACCTGCACGCACCTGATAATCCTGTACTGGCTTGACCGGGCCAGAAGGAACGTTTTAACAGCCATTCCGCCGCACGACGGCAGGGAGCACGGAGTTTTTGCGACCCGCTCCCCCCACAGGCCGAACCCGATAGGGTTCGCCGTTGTGGAGCTCCTGGAACGGAGGGGCAGGGAGCTTGTTGTGAAGTGGCTCGACGCCGTGGATGGGACTCTCGTGCTTGATATCAAGCCGTATTCTTCCGCCATAGACTGCGTGGAGAACGCAAAAGTTGGGTGGTTCGAGGAGGTGAATAGAAAATGA
- a CDS encoding iron ABC transporter substrate-binding protein, whose translation MKRVLLKVLSLVVLLVLVSGCLQGQTTGKATMVVKDLAGREVAVPENVERVVAAGPGALRIMVYLNATDMVVGVEDFEKQHPGGRPYIMAHPELKELPSIGPGGPGKLPDLEALIELKPDVIFMTYVDAKTAQDIQEKTGIPVVVLSYGELTSFEDEKLFESLGLAGKILKKEDRARKVIDFIKSVQEDLLRRTENAESPSVYVGGIGYRGAHGIESTKAKYPPFVVLRAKNVADELGEGHKFIDKEKLLEWDPDYIFIDEGGLKLVLDDYKKNPEFYESLKAVKNGNVYGVLPYNYYSTNIGTAMADAYFIGKVLYPERFEDVDPVQKANEIYEFLVGRPVYEELARQFGGFKKIDLSTEEAENSLPTSP comes from the coding sequence ATGAAGAGGGTTCTCTTGAAAGTCCTCTCGCTCGTGGTCTTGCTTGTCCTCGTGTCCGGCTGTCTGCAGGGTCAGACCACGGGGAAAGCTACGATGGTCGTGAAAGACCTCGCCGGCAGGGAAGTGGCCGTTCCAGAGAACGTTGAGAGGGTGGTAGCAGCTGGCCCCGGCGCCCTGAGGATTATGGTCTACCTCAACGCGACGGACATGGTAGTGGGTGTCGAGGACTTTGAAAAGCAACACCCTGGGGGCAGGCCCTACATTATGGCCCACCCTGAGCTCAAGGAGCTTCCGAGCATAGGCCCCGGCGGGCCGGGAAAGCTTCCCGATCTTGAGGCCTTGATAGAACTCAAACCAGACGTCATCTTCATGACTTATGTTGATGCCAAGACCGCCCAGGACATACAGGAGAAAACCGGAATTCCAGTCGTGGTGCTCAGCTACGGGGAGCTGACGAGCTTCGAGGACGAAAAGCTCTTCGAGTCCCTTGGGCTGGCCGGGAAGATTTTGAAAAAGGAAGACCGGGCGCGGAAGGTCATTGACTTCATAAAGTCGGTTCAGGAGGACCTCCTCAGGAGGACGGAAAATGCAGAGAGCCCGAGCGTTTACGTTGGTGGAATAGGCTACAGAGGGGCCCATGGGATAGAGAGCACGAAGGCCAAATATCCCCCCTTCGTCGTGCTCCGCGCGAAAAACGTCGCCGACGAGCTTGGAGAGGGCCACAAGTTCATAGACAAAGAGAAGCTCCTGGAGTGGGACCCGGATTACATCTTCATTGACGAGGGTGGGCTGAAGCTGGTGCTCGATGACTACAAGAAGAACCCAGAGTTTTATGAGTCCCTGAAGGCTGTAAAAAACGGCAACGTTTACGGAGTCCTGCCGTACAACTACTACTCCACGAACATCGGCACAGCAATGGCGGACGCGTACTTCATCGGGAAGGTTCTCTACCCGGAGCGCTTTGAGGACGTTGACCCTGTTCAGAAGGCAAACGAGATATACGAGTTCCTCGTCGGCAGGCCCGTTTATGAAGAACTTGCCAGGCAGTTCGGCGGGTTTAAAAAGATAGACCTCTCCACAGAGGAAGCGGAAAACTCACTACCGACTTCGCCGTGA
- a CDS encoding ABC transporter ATP-binding protein, with protein sequence MKVLKVKNLNFGYNGSQILHNVSLEVERGELVAILGPNGAGKSTLMKCLAGVFKCNGVEVFEKPINEYSREELARIIGYVPQAIVPGFMRVFDTVLLGRRPYMGLKPSKKDIEAVKSTLKMLKIDHLALKPINRLSGGELQKVNIARALAQEPEILLMDEPTNNLDLRSQVEVMKIAREFVESGKTAVIIMHDVNLALRFADRFVFMKGGRIIKDGGRNVLTPGLFEEVYGVGGVIAEVQGVPVVVPDLVD encoded by the coding sequence ATGAAAGTTCTGAAGGTTAAAAACCTGAATTTTGGCTATAACGGCTCACAGATACTGCACAACGTCTCCTTGGAGGTGGAGAGGGGAGAGCTGGTGGCGATACTGGGGCCGAACGGTGCCGGGAAGAGCACCCTCATGAAGTGCCTCGCCGGAGTTTTCAAGTGTAATGGAGTGGAGGTTTTTGAAAAGCCCATAAACGAGTACTCTCGCGAGGAGCTCGCGAGAATCATCGGCTACGTGCCTCAGGCCATTGTCCCCGGCTTCATGAGGGTATTTGACACGGTTCTGCTGGGCAGGAGGCCCTACATGGGCTTGAAGCCTTCAAAAAAGGACATTGAGGCCGTTAAATCCACTCTAAAAATGCTGAAAATCGACCACCTGGCCCTGAAACCCATCAACAGGCTCAGCGGGGGAGAACTGCAGAAGGTGAACATAGCAAGGGCGCTCGCGCAGGAACCTGAGATACTCCTGATGGACGAGCCTACCAACAACCTCGACCTGAGGAGCCAGGTGGAAGTGATGAAAATAGCGCGGGAGTTCGTTGAGTCTGGCAAAACGGCCGTGATTATAATGCACGACGTCAACCTGGCGCTGCGCTTCGCGGACAGGTTTGTATTTATGAAAGGCGGCAGGATAATAAAAGATGGCGGCAGAAACGTCCTCACTCCGGGGCTTTTTGAGGAAGTTTATGGGGTCGGGGGCGTCATTGCGGAAGTTCAGGGCGTTCCTGTGGTGGTTCCGGACTTGGTGGACTGA
- a CDS encoding FecCD family ABC transporter permease, translating to MEYERYVATRIGAGIFLLALIFLVSVFSISHGGYSLSMGEVFRALIWGGDYRTHMVIWNIRLPRVLAGILVGASLSISGAVMQGFLRNPLASPFTMGVSHGAMFGASIAILLGAGYSESSGRIFVDNPYSVVLFAFIGAMSAATTILLLARLKGLSPEAIILSGIAMSSLFTALTTLVQYFADELQLAAMVYWSFGDLGRATWREDLILGASFAVVFAYFVMKRWDLNASALGDEVAKSVGVEVERTRIISTFLATFLTAVSVSFVGVIGFVGLVAPHAVRLIFGGDYRFLIPLSALMGALLLLTADTVARLLFSPIVLPVGVVTSFLGAPMFIYLLVRMEGGR from the coding sequence ATGGAGTACGAAAGGTACGTTGCAACCAGGATTGGGGCGGGAATCTTCCTCTTAGCCCTCATATTTTTGGTTAGCGTGTTCTCCATCTCCCACGGGGGTTATTCCCTTTCGATGGGGGAGGTCTTCCGAGCACTGATCTGGGGAGGCGACTACAGGACCCACATGGTAATCTGGAACATCCGCCTCCCAAGGGTGCTTGCCGGAATCCTCGTGGGCGCTTCGCTGTCAATCTCTGGGGCCGTTATGCAGGGCTTCCTTAGGAACCCCCTCGCGAGCCCGTTCACTATGGGGGTCTCCCACGGGGCCATGTTCGGGGCTTCCATTGCTATCCTGCTCGGGGCCGGCTATTCCGAGAGCTCGGGGAGAATATTCGTGGACAATCCCTATTCCGTTGTGCTCTTCGCGTTCATCGGGGCAATGAGCGCTGCAACCACAATCCTGCTCCTGGCGAGGCTTAAGGGGCTGAGCCCTGAAGCAATAATCCTCTCCGGAATCGCGATGAGCTCGCTTTTCACGGCCTTAACCACCCTCGTGCAGTACTTTGCAGACGAGCTCCAGCTCGCCGCGATGGTCTACTGGAGCTTCGGAGACCTCGGAAGGGCGACTTGGAGGGAAGACCTCATACTCGGGGCGAGCTTCGCGGTGGTCTTCGCTTACTTTGTCATGAAGAGGTGGGATCTGAACGCCTCGGCCCTCGGAGATGAGGTCGCAAAATCCGTCGGCGTCGAAGTTGAGAGGACGAGAATAATTTCGACGTTTCTTGCGACGTTTTTGACGGCCGTAAGCGTCTCCTTTGTTGGTGTTATCGGCTTCGTCGGACTTGTGGCGCCCCACGCTGTCAGGCTTATCTTTGGAGGAGACTACAGGTTCCTGATACCTCTCTCCGCCTTGATGGGTGCCCTCCTGCTCCTTACCGCGGACACAGTTGCGAGGCTTCTCTTTTCGCCGATAGTTCTGCCGGTTGGCGTTGTAACGTCGTTCCTAGGAGCTCCGATGTTTATCTACCTACTGGTGCGCATGGAGGGAGGCAGATGA
- a CDS encoding ferritin family protein encodes MLAKYPFEIPKDRPLSKREIAQALRWAIEAELDAINFYEQLAEHIEDERIKHVFYDVANEEKEHFGEFLAALFEVDKELAKYMKEGFEEVEEETGIKVEL; translated from the coding sequence ATGCTTGCGAAATACCCGTTTGAGATTCCGAAGGATAGACCCCTCTCAAAGAGGGAAATCGCCCAGGCCCTGCGCTGGGCCATCGAGGCCGAGCTCGATGCCATAAACTTCTACGAACAGCTTGCCGAGCACATTGAGGACGAGAGGATAAAGCACGTATTCTACGACGTTGCCAACGAGGAGAAGGAGCACTTTGGGGAGTTCCTCGCGGCTCTCTTTGAGGTTGACAAGGAGCTTGCGAAGTACATGAAAGAGGGCTTTGAAGAAGTCGAGGAAGAGACAGGCATAAAGGTCGAACTCTGA